The Bacteroidota bacterium genome contains a region encoding:
- the metH gene encoding methionine synthase, translated as MTKPDIRTELEKRILVLDGAMGTMIQGYKPGEAEYRGERFRNFELELGIEPVQVKGNNELLSISQPQIIREIHTAFLDAGADILETNTFSANAISQADYHMEPYVRDMNLASVRLARELADAYTAKNPEKPRYVAGALGPTTKLLSMSPDVNDPGYRAVSFRQMVDAFQEQIAALIEGGVDLLLFETITDTLNTKAALFAAQQYFAAQGVEVPVMISATITDASGRTLSGQTTEAFWNSISHAPNLLSVGINCAMGAKDMRPYVETLSHIAPVYISSYPNAGLPNEFGEYDQTPDEMGGELEDFARSGFLNIVGGCCGSTPAHIARIAQVANRYSARKRPAIPHELRLSGLEPFTVNKTTNFVNIGERTNVTGSRRFARLIKEDNYDEGLSVARQQVEGGAQVLDVNMDEGMLDSKAAMVRFLNLLASEPDIARIPIMIDSSKWEVIEAGLQCIQGKGIVNSISMKEGEPLFREQARKLRAYGAAVVVMAFDEKGQADTHARKIEICERAYRILVHEIGFPPEDIIFDPNIFAIATGIEEHNNYAVDFIEATRWIKQNLPDAKVSGGVSNISFSFRGNEPVREAMHAVFLYHAIQAGMDMGIVNAGQLEIYDEIEPKLKELVEDVVLNRNPEATDRLVSYAETIKDKTGKTKEDKLAWRSEPVKDRIVHALLKGIADYIEEDVEEIRHHHERHIQVIEGPLMEGMNRVGDLFGAGKMFLPQVVKSARVMKKAVAYLIPFIEQEKRDAGLEEGRSNGKVLMATVKGDVHDIGKNIVGVVLACNNYEVIDMGVMVPSEKILAKAREEKVDVIGLSGLITPSLDEMVHVAKEMQREGFSIPLLIGGATTSKIHTAVKIAPHYQHPVVHVLDASRSVPVVGLLLTPEQKDDFARKVRTEYDAMREAHANKKPEQNYISIEEARANRRTFDWEKYTIEPPQKTGIQVLSPFPLEELRPYIDWTPFFSTWELKGKYPQIFEDAVIGDEAKKLYADAQEMLDLIIREKLLEARAVYGIFPANSVGDDIEVYTDESRQQLRTTLHSLRQQVQKRGAARHDALADYIAPKESGKADYIGAFAVTAGIRIEPLVLRFEQKHDDYKSILVKALADRLAEAFAEYLHARVRREDWGYAPGEQLSNEELIAEKYRGTRPAPGYPACPDHTEKTLLFDLLDAEARTGIQLTESMAMYPAASVSGWYLGHPDARYFGVGKINRDQVEDYARRKGMTLAEMERWLAPMLNYDPERVTISQP; from the coding sequence ATGACAAAGCCGGATATAAGAACCGAACTGGAAAAGCGCATCCTGGTACTGGATGGTGCCATGGGGACAATGATCCAGGGCTACAAGCCCGGGGAGGCTGAGTACCGAGGCGAGCGTTTTCGAAACTTTGAGCTAGAACTGGGTATAGAGCCGGTGCAGGTGAAGGGCAATAACGAACTGCTAAGCATCAGCCAGCCACAGATCATCCGAGAGATACACACGGCCTTCCTGGATGCGGGTGCCGACATCCTGGAGACCAACACCTTTAGCGCCAATGCCATCAGCCAGGCCGACTACCACATGGAGCCCTATGTGCGAGACATGAACCTGGCCTCGGTACGGCTGGCACGCGAGCTGGCCGATGCCTATACGGCCAAAAACCCCGAAAAACCCCGCTATGTGGCGGGGGCCCTGGGCCCCACCACCAAGCTGCTGAGCATGAGCCCGGATGTGAACGACCCGGGCTACCGGGCCGTAAGCTTCAGGCAGATGGTGGATGCCTTCCAGGAGCAGATAGCCGCGCTGATAGAGGGGGGGGTAGACCTGCTGCTGTTTGAAACGATAACAGACACGCTGAATACCAAGGCGGCCCTCTTTGCCGCCCAGCAGTACTTTGCGGCCCAGGGCGTAGAGGTGCCTGTCATGATATCGGCCACCATAACCGATGCCAGCGGACGCACGCTGAGCGGGCAGACCACCGAGGCCTTCTGGAACTCCATCAGCCATGCGCCCAACCTGCTGAGTGTGGGCATCAACTGTGCGATGGGGGCCAAGGATATGCGCCCCTATGTGGAAACCCTGAGCCACATAGCCCCCGTGTATATAAGCAGCTACCCCAATGCCGGCCTGCCCAACGAGTTTGGCGAATATGACCAGACGCCGGATGAGATGGGTGGCGAGCTGGAAGACTTTGCCCGTAGCGGGTTTCTCAACATAGTGGGAGGCTGCTGTGGCTCCACACCGGCCCACATAGCCCGCATAGCCCAGGTGGCCAACCGGTACAGCGCACGTAAGCGCCCGGCCATTCCGCACGAGCTGCGCCTGAGTGGCCTGGAGCCTTTCACGGTGAATAAAACCACAAACTTTGTAAACATCGGCGAGCGTACCAACGTAACTGGCAGCCGCCGCTTTGCCCGCCTGATAAAGGAGGATAACTACGATGAGGGACTAAGTGTGGCCCGCCAGCAGGTGGAGGGGGGGGCCCAGGTGCTGGATGTGAACATGGATGAGGGCATGCTGGACAGCAAGGCCGCCATGGTGCGGTTTCTGAACCTGCTGGCCAGCGAGCCAGACATTGCCCGCATCCCCATCATGATTGACAGCAGCAAATGGGAGGTAATAGAGGCCGGCCTGCAGTGCATACAGGGCAAGGGTATCGTAAACTCCATCAGCATGAAGGAGGGGGAACCCCTGTTCCGCGAACAGGCACGCAAGCTACGCGCATACGGCGCTGCTGTGGTGGTGATGGCCTTTGACGAGAAAGGGCAGGCCGACACCCATGCGCGTAAAATAGAGATCTGCGAACGGGCCTACCGCATCCTGGTGCACGAAATTGGCTTCCCGCCCGAAGACATTATCTTCGACCCCAACATCTTTGCCATTGCCACAGGCATAGAGGAGCACAATAATTATGCGGTAGACTTCATAGAGGCTACCCGCTGGATCAAGCAAAACCTGCCCGATGCAAAAGTGAGTGGCGGCGTAAGCAACATCAGCTTTAGCTTCCGCGGGAACGAGCCCGTACGCGAGGCCATGCACGCCGTGTTTCTGTACCATGCCATCCAGGCAGGTATGGACATGGGCATTGTGAATGCAGGCCAGCTGGAGATCTATGACGAAATTGAACCCAAGCTAAAAGAACTGGTAGAAGATGTGGTGCTGAACCGGAACCCCGAGGCCACCGACAGGCTAGTAAGCTACGCCGAAACCATAAAGGACAAGACCGGGAAAACCAAGGAAGACAAACTGGCGTGGCGTAGCGAACCGGTGAAAGACCGAATTGTACACGCGCTACTAAAGGGCATAGCCGACTACATAGAGGAGGACGTGGAGGAGATACGCCACCACCATGAGCGGCACATCCAGGTGATAGAGGGGCCGCTGATGGAGGGCATGAACCGGGTGGGCGACCTGTTTGGCGCCGGCAAGATGTTCCTACCCCAGGTGGTAAAGAGTGCCCGGGTAATGAAAAAAGCCGTGGCCTACCTGATCCCCTTTATTGAGCAGGAAAAACGCGATGCCGGCCTGGAGGAGGGCCGCAGCAATGGCAAAGTACTGATGGCCACCGTGAAGGGCGACGTGCACGACATTGGCAAAAACATAGTGGGCGTGGTGCTGGCCTGCAACAACTATGAGGTGATCGACATGGGTGTAATGGTACCCAGCGAAAAAATACTGGCCAAGGCACGCGAAGAAAAGGTGGACGTGATCGGCCTAAGTGGCCTGATAACCCCCAGCCTGGACGAGATGGTGCATGTGGCCAAAGAGATGCAGCGCGAGGGGTTTAGCATCCCCCTACTGATCGGCGGGGCCACTACCAGCAAGATCCACACCGCGGTAAAGATTGCCCCCCACTACCAGCACCCTGTGGTGCACGTACTGGATGCCAGCCGATCAGTACCCGTGGTGGGCTTGCTGCTGACCCCGGAACAGAAAGATGACTTCGCCCGGAAGGTGCGCACCGAATACGATGCCATGCGCGAAGCCCACGCCAATAAAAAACCGGAACAGAATTATATTTCTATAGAGGAGGCGCGGGCCAACCGCCGTACCTTCGACTGGGAAAAATATACGATAGAGCCCCCCCAAAAAACCGGCATACAGGTACTAAGCCCCTTTCCGCTGGAGGAACTGCGCCCGTATATAGACTGGACCCCCTTCTTCAGCACCTGGGAGCTGAAGGGAAAGTACCCGCAGATATTTGAAGATGCGGTGATAGGCGACGAGGCCAAAAAACTGTACGCAGATGCACAGGAAATGCTGGACCTCATCATCCGCGAAAAGCTGCTGGAGGCACGCGCCGTCTATGGCATCTTCCCCGCCAACAGTGTGGGCGACGACATAGAGGTGTACACCGACGAAAGCCGGCAGCAGCTGCGCACCACCCTGCATAGCCTGCGCCAGCAGGTGCAGAAGCGGGGCGCTGCCAGGCACGATGCCCTGGCAGACTACATTGCCCCCAAAGAAAGCGGCAAGGCCGACTACATAGGTGCCTTTGCCGTAACGGCAGGCATACGCATAGAACCCCTGGTGCTGCGCTTCGAGCAGAAACACGATGACTACAAGAGCATACTGGTGAAGGCCCTGGCCGACCGACTGGCAGAAGCCTTTGCCGAATATCTGCACGCCCGGGTACGCAGGGAGGACTGGGGCTATGCACCCGGCGAGCAGCTGAGCAACGAAGAGCTGATTGCGGAAAAATACCGTGGCACCCGCCCGGCCCCTGGCTATCCGGCCTGCCCCGATCACACCGAAAAGACCCTGCTATTCGACCTGCTGGATGCGGAGGCCCGCACCGGCATTCAGCTCACCGAAAGCATGGCCATGTACCCCGCAGCCAGCGTGAGCGGATGGTACCTGGGCCACCCAGATGCCCGATACTTTGGCGTAGGCAAGATAAATAGAGACCAGGTAGAAGACTATGCCCGCAGAAAGGGGATGACGCTAGCTGAAATGGAACGCTGGCTTGCCCCCATGCTAAACTATGACCCCGAACGGGTAACCATTAGCCAGCCATAG
- the rsmA gene encoding 16S rRNA (adenine(1518)-N(6)/adenine(1519)-N(6))-dimethyltransferase RsmA, translating to MSDSVRAKKHLGQHFLHDDRIAARIVAQLQAAAPLAVLEIGPGMGILTRHLIARGLPLTALEIDPESIAYLMQHHPDGVEVLQADILKHRLPELPQAWIGNLPYHISSPILFRLLAHRAWVQEGVFMLQKEVAKRIASGPGSKEYGILSVLLQYYYELKYAFSVPAGAFAPPPKVQSGVIRLVRRQQPDELPLEPLARVVKAAFAQRRKMLSNTLKNQPLLLPEGWGNRRAESLSVAEFALLARQLG from the coding sequence ATGTCGGATTCGGTACGTGCAAAGAAACACCTCGGGCAGCACTTTCTGCACGACGACCGCATTGCGGCCCGTATCGTAGCCCAGTTGCAGGCCGCCGCCCCGCTGGCCGTTCTGGAGATCGGGCCCGGCATGGGCATCCTTACCCGCCACCTGATAGCCCGCGGGCTGCCGCTCACGGCCCTGGAGATTGACCCGGAAAGCATTGCCTACCTGATGCAGCACCATCCGGATGGCGTGGAGGTGCTGCAGGCCGACATCCTGAAGCACAGGCTGCCCGAGCTGCCCCAAGCCTGGATTGGCAACCTGCCGTACCACATCAGCTCACCCATCCTATTCAGGCTACTGGCACACCGTGCCTGGGTGCAAGAGGGGGTTTTTATGCTGCAAAAAGAGGTAGCCAAGCGCATAGCCAGTGGCCCGGGTAGCAAGGAGTATGGCATACTGAGTGTGCTGCTACAGTACTACTACGAGCTGAAGTATGCGTTCAGCGTACCGGCTGGGGCCTTTGCCCCCCCACCCAAGGTACAGAGTGGGGTGATCCGCCTGGTACGGCGCCAGCAGCCCGACGAGCTGCCCCTGGAGCCCCTGGCCCGGGTAGTAAAGGCGGCCTTTGCCCAGCGCCGAAAAATGCTGAGCAACACCCTGAAAAATCAGCCCCTGCTACTGCCCGAGGGATGGGGAAACCGGCGTGCCGAGAGCCTGAGCGTGGCAGAATTTGCGCTGCTGGCCCGGCAGCTGGGGTAG
- a CDS encoding leucyl aminopeptidase produces the protein MTIQFTDKINPKWLTVVFICRDNLSQVKSEIPNLPADLELDPTDCEAGKDYRYMTADQRWLFTGVGERMEFTAEKLRREVDKAVKEANRMKAHHLQLVLLGFKDHTESRMMARALGEMPLLSNYQFMPHRTVDTDKLSNSLKEVYILTDISDMARRLAEAIKVAEATCEARNLVNEPPNVLTSLELAARAKKLCEAKGLKVEVLNKSQIESLKMGGLLAVNRGSHDEPTFTIIEHKPANPRNKKPVVLVGKGIVFDTGGLSLKPTAGSMDSMKSDMAGAAAVIGTLLAVADNSLPLHIVGLIPSTDNRPGYNAYTPNDVITMMDGSTVEVLNTDAEGRMILADALHFAKRYEPELVIDLATLTGAAVVAVGTHATALMGTADRATKKKLEDAGLRTYERLVELPLWEEYAEQLKSDIADQKNIGGRYAGSITAAKFLEHFAKGYPWIHLDIAGTAFLESAQKWQPKNATGMGVRLLYEFLSTHE, from the coding sequence ATGACTATACAATTTACGGACAAGATAAATCCCAAGTGGCTGACCGTCGTATTCATTTGCCGCGATAACCTGAGCCAGGTAAAGTCTGAGATCCCCAACCTGCCGGCAGACCTGGAGCTGGACCCCACGGACTGCGAGGCTGGTAAGGACTATCGCTACATGACGGCAGACCAGCGCTGGCTTTTTACGGGCGTAGGAGAGCGCATGGAGTTTACGGCCGAAAAGCTGCGCCGTGAGGTAGACAAGGCCGTAAAGGAGGCCAACCGAATGAAGGCCCACCACCTGCAGCTGGTACTGCTGGGCTTCAAAGACCACACCGAGAGCCGCATGATGGCCCGCGCACTGGGCGAGATGCCGCTGCTGTCCAACTACCAGTTCATGCCCCACCGCACGGTGGATACCGATAAGCTGAGTAACAGCCTGAAGGAAGTGTATATCCTGACAGACATCAGCGATATGGCACGCAGGCTGGCAGAAGCGATAAAAGTGGCCGAGGCCACCTGCGAGGCCCGAAACCTGGTAAATGAGCCCCCCAACGTACTGACCAGCCTGGAGCTGGCGGCCCGTGCCAAAAAACTGTGCGAGGCCAAGGGACTGAAGGTGGAGGTACTGAATAAATCCCAGATAGAAAGCCTGAAAATGGGCGGACTGCTGGCCGTAAACCGGGGCAGCCACGATGAGCCTACCTTCACCATCATAGAGCATAAGCCCGCCAACCCCCGAAACAAAAAGCCCGTGGTGCTGGTGGGCAAGGGCATTGTGTTCGACACCGGCGGCCTGAGCCTGAAGCCCACCGCCGGCAGCATGGATAGTATGAAAAGCGATATGGCAGGTGCGGCTGCCGTGATAGGCACCCTGCTAGCTGTGGCTGATAATAGCCTGCCCCTGCACATAGTGGGCCTGATACCCAGCACGGACAACCGGCCGGGCTACAATGCCTACACGCCCAATGACGTGATCACCATGATGGACGGCTCTACCGTAGAGGTGCTGAACACCGATGCCGAGGGCCGCATGATCCTGGCCGATGCCCTGCACTTTGCCAAGCGCTACGAGCCCGAGCTGGTGATAGACCTGGCCACCCTGACCGGCGCCGCCGTAGTAGCCGTGGGCACCCATGCCACCGCCCTGATGGGCACGGCAGACCGGGCCACCAAAAAGAAACTGGAAGATGCAGGCCTGCGCACCTATGAGCGACTGGTGGAACTGCCCCTGTGGGAAGAGTATGCCGAGCAGCTGAAGAGCGACATAGCCGACCAGAAAAACATAGGCGGACGCTACGCTGGCAGCATCACGGCAGCCAAGTTTCTGGAGCACTTTGCCAAGGGCTACCCCTGGATCCACCTGGATATTGCCGGCACTGCCTTCCTGGAAAGTGCGCAAAAGTGGCAACCCAAAAATGCCACCGGCATGGGCGTGCGCCTGCTATATGAATTCCTGTCTACACACGAATGA
- the pdxA gene encoding 4-hydroxythreonine-4-phosphate dehydrogenase PdxA, which yields MSETHDTPTFSAPTPIVVGITLGDVHGIGPELAIRIFAHEDMLNLCTPVLFGPADVLAYYRNALNAKSFHVSHPKQIGKYPPGKVYLMDTSPDYGEPQPGTPSPRAGRAAAAALEEAVKQLDVGMIDVLVTLPIDKASIQSDSFPYPGHTEFLQDRLGARGNLMFMVSDWLKVAVATNHLPLEEVARRLTKEGILQKIEAMHQSLRLDFGLEKPRIAVLGLNPHAGDGGLLGKEEKDVIKPALEAAKKAGIFAIGPYPADGFFANHAYRKFDAVLAMYHDQGLIPFKTLAGHEGINFTAGLSAIRTSPDHGTAYDLAGKGEADLSSARAAIFWAIDLYRQRRENLALAQGALKTGAAAGLIAPESP from the coding sequence ATGAGCGAAACCCACGATACCCCCACTTTTTCCGCCCCCACACCCATTGTGGTAGGCATCACCCTGGGGGATGTACATGGCATCGGGCCCGAACTGGCCATTCGCATCTTTGCACACGAGGATATGCTGAACCTGTGCACCCCGGTACTCTTCGGCCCGGCGGATGTACTGGCGTACTATCGCAATGCCCTGAATGCTAAGTCTTTCCACGTTAGCCACCCCAAGCAGATAGGCAAATACCCGCCTGGCAAGGTCTACCTGATGGACACCAGCCCAGACTATGGCGAACCTCAGCCCGGCACCCCCAGCCCCCGTGCCGGCAGGGCCGCTGCCGCTGCCCTGGAGGAGGCCGTGAAGCAGCTGGACGTGGGCATGATAGACGTGCTGGTTACCCTGCCTATCGATAAGGCCAGCATACAGAGCGACAGCTTCCCCTATCCCGGCCATACTGAGTTTTTGCAAGACCGGCTGGGAGCCCGGGGCAACCTCATGTTCATGGTATCAGACTGGCTGAAGGTAGCCGTAGCCACCAACCACCTACCGCTGGAGGAGGTGGCCCGCAGGCTAACCAAAGAAGGGATACTACAGAAGATAGAGGCCATGCACCAGAGCCTGCGGCTAGACTTTGGGCTGGAGAAGCCCCGCATAGCCGTGCTGGGCCTAAACCCCCATGCCGGAGACGGTGGCCTGCTGGGAAAGGAAGAAAAAGACGTCATCAAACCTGCCCTGGAGGCTGCTAAAAAGGCTGGCATCTTTGCGATAGGACCCTATCCGGCAGATGGTTTTTTTGCCAATCATGCCTACCGAAAGTTTGATGCCGTGCTGGCCATGTACCACGACCAGGGCCTAATCCCCTTCAAGACGCTGGCAGGCCATGAGGGCATAAATTTTACGGCGGGGCTTAGCGCCATCCGCACCAGCCCGGACCATGGCACTGCCTACGACCTGGCCGGAAAGGGCGAGGCCGACCTGAGCAGTGCGCGTGCTGCCATCTTCTGGGCCATAGACCTGTATCGGCAGCGACGAGAAAACCTGGCCCTGGCACAGGGTGCCCTCAAGACGGGCGCTGCGGCAGGCCTTATTGCCCCCGAGTCACCCTAA
- a CDS encoding rhomboid family intramembrane serine protease, producing MAAFVDDIRHRFIPTYGAIGWLIVINVGVYVALSVAYVLLFLLGQQHLFYTVYGYLALPTHLASLLAQPWSLFTYMWVHDMRTTVMGSVFHILFNMLWLYWVGGRILRPYQPDRRIWFLFVAGALCGACLTLLAYNLLPVFAGQRGTMVGASAGVTAIMVAAATLLPNTALHLLFFGTVRLVWLVAAFLFIDFLSIAMSGNKGGVIAHLGGALFGYLYMRSVKSGHDWGQPFFRLFSRRRRRSPLKIVAKKKAGVPQTGTYAGKPGKPGKPSQAEVDRILDKIAKVGYEKLTQEEKQILFDASRA from the coding sequence ATGGCAGCCTTTGTTGACGATATCCGGCACCGCTTTATCCCCACCTATGGGGCCATCGGCTGGCTCATTGTCATAAATGTGGGGGTGTACGTAGCCCTCTCGGTGGCTTACGTGTTGCTTTTTCTACTTGGGCAGCAGCACCTCTTCTACACCGTGTATGGCTATCTGGCCCTGCCCACACACCTGGCTAGCCTGCTAGCCCAGCCCTGGAGCCTGTTTACCTACATGTGGGTGCACGACATGCGCACCACGGTTATGGGCAGTGTCTTCCACATTTTGTTCAACATGCTGTGGCTCTACTGGGTGGGCGGCCGCATTCTGCGCCCCTATCAGCCCGATAGGCGCATCTGGTTTCTATTTGTGGCCGGTGCCCTATGTGGTGCCTGCCTTACCCTGCTGGCCTACAACCTGCTGCCCGTCTTTGCCGGCCAGCGGGGCACCATGGTGGGGGCATCGGCAGGCGTTACGGCCATTATGGTGGCTGCGGCCACTCTGCTGCCCAATACGGCCCTGCACCTACTGTTCTTTGGCACCGTGCGCCTGGTGTGGCTGGTGGCAGCCTTCCTCTTTATCGACTTTCTGTCCATAGCCATGTCCGGAAATAAGGGCGGTGTCATTGCCCACCTGGGTGGGGCACTCTTTGGCTACCTGTACATGCGTAGTGTGAAGAGTGGCCACGACTGGGGGCAGCCCTTCTTCCGGCTCTTCAGCAGGCGCAGGCGCCGCTCGCCCCTGAAGATTGTGGCCAAGAAAAAAGCCGGAGTACCCCAGACCGGTACCTATGCCGGCAAGCCCGGCAAGCCCGGCAAGCCCAGCCAGGCAGAGGTAGACCGCATACTGGACAAGATTGCCAAGGTGGGCTATGAAAAGCTGACCCAGGAGGAGAAGCAAATCCTGTTTGATGCCAGCCGGGCGTAG
- a CDS encoding endonuclease/exonuclease/phosphatase family protein, with the protein MPAGRSGWRLLLHRLLLLLNMLCVLPGLLALLAPFVPSTSWFVPSVLALFAPYLLLPALLWALLWASSRRWIWLLANIGILALGWPQLRASLQLNGQGAANRYDIRVISLNVNAFGYRHKNFEQLRTFLAKYRPDIVCLQEFYEQQRLRPDYFQRLKKTLGLKYHEFIELYPGKRFGLLFLSRYPITDAGAVTEINPKTKNGIAYADLSLYGQALRVYNLHLESYSLSPAQRKALYETVADAEPRRRRRKRQPGPKNNEDYEQRPSEPHPERPLPPQPPVEADLNAWEMIKVMVKKWRIQENQLALLQDHRTAWQGRPSLLCGDLNNPPYTHIYYAARAELQDCYMLKGNGLGHTYGRGLTAMRIDYVMASKHLSTHRYQTLDTEGISDHKAVLVSLRFGFHN; encoded by the coding sequence ATGCCAGCCGGGCGTAGTGGGTGGCGGCTACTGCTGCACAGGCTGCTGCTGCTGCTGAACATGCTGTGCGTGCTGCCCGGCCTGCTGGCCCTACTGGCACCATTTGTGCCGAGTACCAGCTGGTTTGTGCCCAGTGTGCTGGCCCTCTTTGCCCCCTACCTGCTGCTGCCTGCCCTGCTATGGGCCCTGCTGTGGGCCAGCAGCCGGAGGTGGATCTGGCTACTGGCCAATATCGGCATCCTGGCACTAGGCTGGCCGCAGCTAAGGGCCAGCCTGCAGCTCAATGGCCAGGGTGCTGCCAACCGCTACGACATTCGGGTGATCAGCCTGAATGTAAATGCCTTTGGCTATCGACACAAGAATTTTGAGCAGCTTCGGACTTTTCTGGCCAAGTATCGGCCAGACATTGTGTGCCTGCAAGAGTTCTACGAACAGCAGCGCCTGCGGCCCGACTACTTTCAGCGCCTGAAGAAAACCCTGGGCCTAAAGTACCATGAGTTTATTGAGCTATATCCGGGCAAACGCTTCGGCCTGCTGTTCCTTTCTCGCTACCCCATCACGGATGCAGGTGCCGTAACGGAGATAAACCCCAAAACCAAAAATGGTATTGCCTATGCTGATCTCTCGCTTTACGGCCAGGCCCTGCGGGTATACAACCTGCACCTGGAGAGCTATAGCCTGAGCCCCGCCCAGCGCAAGGCGCTGTATGAAACCGTGGCGGATGCCGAGCCGCGCCGTAGGCGCCGAAAGCGACAGCCAGGGCCAAAGAATAACGAAGACTACGAGCAGCGGCCCAGCGAGCCCCACCCCGAGCGCCCACTGCCCCCACAGCCCCCGGTGGAGGCGGACCTGAACGCGTGGGAAATGATAAAGGTGATGGTAAAGAAGTGGCGAATACAGGAAAATCAGCTTGCCCTGCTGCAAGACCACCGAACAGCCTGGCAGGGCCGACCCAGCCTGCTGTGCGGAGACCTGAACAACCCGCCCTACACCCACATCTACTACGCCGCACGGGCCGAGCTGCAAGACTGCTATATGCTGAAGGGCAATGGGCTGGGCCATACCTATGGCAGGGGGCTTACGGCCATGCGCATCGACTATGTAATGGCAAGCAAGCACCTGAGCACCCACCGCTACCAAACCCTGGATACAGAGGGCATAAGCGACCACAAGGCCGTTTTGGTTTCACTCCGATTTGGTTTTCACAATTAG
- a CDS encoding OmpA family protein: protein MLFSLSFGLLLAGCGAANKNKQGASPKGSLLPESEKLASTDGPAPAGYRPVFMNGVELFSAGAKYRPSLEVTRIAQQGQEVSLYVHLADTSGHYLAQAAGPDGQRLWCQLEETQGTSTQRVKDFRLEETGPMPTAYALVMDHSASMGEQGARAAQAAAAQFIQNKNPDDAVCLIKYDNNVKQESPLAKDQAELLVSLRQNGLEGYGYTTAYYDAIYEGIQVLKEATGYARRVVLVYTNGVDNSSSHTAQQVLAEAQTAQIMICSIDLGTDVQPGALASLSAATAGQYRHIYLRDEFAPAFRDIYARLNAGYRITYTPATYGPHTVRLKLCLPQAELAASATYDNSPKAGETLRLNVFFALGSSQLAAESQEALNNVVELLNSHPDVRIALYGHTDNTGNSQQNQQLSQQRADAVKQALVQKGIKAERIETRGYGAERPIAPNTTPEGRAQNRRTEFVILE, encoded by the coding sequence ATGCTGTTTTCATTATCCTTCGGCCTGCTGCTGGCGGGATGTGGGGCTGCGAACAAGAATAAGCAAGGTGCCAGCCCCAAAGGCTCCCTCTTGCCCGAGAGTGAAAAGCTGGCGAGCACAGATGGCCCCGCACCGGCGGGCTATCGGCCTGTGTTTATGAATGGTGTGGAGCTTTTCTCCGCCGGGGCCAAGTACAGGCCTAGCCTGGAGGTTACCCGCATAGCACAGCAGGGGCAGGAGGTAAGCCTGTATGTACATCTGGCCGACACCAGCGGGCACTACCTGGCACAGGCTGCTGGCCCGGACGGACAACGGCTGTGGTGCCAGCTGGAGGAAACACAGGGTACGAGCACCCAGCGTGTAAAAGACTTCCGGCTGGAGGAAACAGGCCCAATGCCTACCGCCTATGCCCTGGTAATGGACCACAGTGCCAGTATGGGCGAACAGGGCGCACGGGCTGCACAGGCTGCTGCAGCACAGTTTATCCAGAATAAGAACCCGGATGATGCAGTTTGCCTCATCAAGTACGACAACAATGTGAAGCAGGAAAGCCCCCTTGCAAAGGATCAGGCAGAGCTCCTGGTATCGCTGCGGCAGAATGGCCTGGAAGGCTATGGCTATACCACCGCCTACTACGATGCCATCTATGAGGGCATACAGGTACTGAAAGAGGCTACTGGCTATGCCCGCAGGGTTGTGCTGGTGTATACCAATGGCGTGGACAACAGCAGCAGCCACACCGCCCAGCAGGTGCTGGCCGAGGCACAGACGGCACAGATAATGATCTGTAGCATCGACCTGGGTACGGACGTGCAGCCTGGGGCACTGGCCAGCCTGAGCGCTGCCACGGCAGGCCAGTATCGCCATATCTACTTGCGCGACGAATTCGCCCCGGCCTTTCGGGATATCTACGCGCGGCTGAACGCGGGCTACAGGATTACCTACACACCTGCCACCTATGGGCCACATACCGTACGCCTGAAGCTGTGCCTGCCCCAGGCAGAACTGGCGGCAAGTGCTACCTATGACAACAGCCCAAAAGCGGGCGAAACCCTCCGTCTGAATGTGTTTTTTGCCTTGGGTAGCAGCCAGCTAGCCGCCGAGAGCCAGGAAGCACTAAATAATGTGGTGGAACTGCTAAACAGCCATCCGGATGTCCGAATTGCCCTCTATGGCCACACCGACAACACTGGGAACAGCCAGCAGAACCAGCAGCTGAGCCAGCAGCGAGCGGATGCTGTAAAACAGGCCCTTGTCCAAAAGGGTATTAAGGCTGAGCGTATAGAAACTAGGGGGTACGGTGCGGAGCGACCCATAGCCCCCAACACCACTCCCGAAGGCCGCGCCCAAAACCGACGTACAGAATTTGTCATCCTGGAGTAG